The following are encoded together in the Anaerolineae bacterium genome:
- a CDS encoding ATP/GTP-binding protein → MQTVKMVVTGPFSAGKTEFISSVSEIDVVTTERKISSDAERVKEETTVAMDFGRITVDDDLVLYLFGTPGQRRFDFMWEILSEGMLGFVVLVDSVRPETFREAKHILEVFRGYATTPYVVAANKQDMPDAWTPEDLRIALKIDKEIKVLSCVALDKESVKNVLLELLYSILEKMQVEEEG, encoded by the coding sequence ATGCAAACCGTAAAAATGGTCGTCACGGGCCCCTTTAGTGCCGGGAAAACAGAATTTATCAGCAGTGTCAGCGAGATTGACGTTGTGACCACGGAACGGAAAATCTCCAGCGATGCCGAACGGGTTAAAGAAGAAACGACTGTGGCCATGGATTTTGGTCGGATTACGGTGGATGATGACCTGGTACTTTATCTGTTCGGCACGCCCGGACAAAGACGTTTTGACTTTATGTGGGAAATTTTGTCGGAGGGCATGCTTGGTTTTGTGGTGCTGGTAGATAGTGTCAGGCCTGAAACGTTTCGGGAGGCCAAGCATATCCTGGAGGTTTTCCGGGGATATGCTACCACGCCTTATGTTGTGGCGGCCAACAAACAGGATATGCCTGACGCCTGGACCCCCGAAGACCTGAGGATTGCTTTAAAGATAGATAAAGAAATCAAAGTGCTCAGTTGCGTGGCCCTGGACAAGGAAAGCGTTAAAAACGTGTTGCTTGAATTGCTTTACTCTATCTTAGAGAAGATGCAGGTGGAGGAAGAGGGATAA
- a CDS encoding insulinase family protein, producing the protein MNLTFAKYTLSNGITLIVKENHHAHSVVVRGYLPGGANLDTAEQVGLASFTSGMMRRGTEKHSYAEINEIVESVAASVYVNTGRHLTGFGGKSLAEDFKLLVELMADNLLCPTFPSAEIEKLRGQIITDLKEDEDDTRTMSGRYFRELLYTIDHPYGRPVDGTLKSIPLLTRADLLDFYHRLHPQDGAVVVVGDVTGEEVYQILEAALGQWQPVHAPPDTVLPPPRPLTEKAVYLHRMPGKFQADLVLGWLGPERRADDFYAAYIGNTILGQLGLGGRIGQIVRDTEGMAYYANASVQGGGGPGPWYAFAGVNPQVVDKTVELILAEIRRFQAEPVSNEELADTQAYLTGVLPLQMETNEGVGTMLLDMYFYQLGDDYIARYPDLIKAVTREEIQAAAQKYLSDEVYALAVAGP; encoded by the coding sequence TTGAACCTGACCTTTGCCAAATACACGTTAAGCAACGGCATCACCTTAATTGTTAAAGAAAATCACCATGCCCACAGCGTGGTGGTGCGAGGTTATTTGCCGGGCGGGGCCAATTTAGATACGGCCGAGCAAGTTGGTTTGGCCTCTTTTACCTCCGGCATGATGCGCCGGGGAACGGAAAAACACAGCTATGCCGAAATCAACGAGATTGTAGAGTCGGTGGCCGCCAGCGTGTACGTTAACACCGGCCGCCACCTGACCGGCTTTGGCGGAAAAAGCCTGGCCGAAGATTTTAAACTACTGGTTGAGTTGATGGCCGATAATCTGCTCTGCCCCACTTTTCCCTCTGCTGAAATAGAAAAATTGCGCGGCCAAATTATCACCGACCTCAAGGAAGACGAAGATGACACCCGCACCATGTCCGGGCGCTATTTCCGGGAACTGCTTTACACAATTGACCATCCTTATGGCCGCCCTGTGGACGGCACGCTCAAAAGCATCCCTTTATTGACCCGCGCCGATTTGCTTGACTTCTACCACCGGCTTCATCCCCAAGATGGCGCAGTAGTGGTGGTGGGTGATGTGACCGGCGAGGAAGTCTACCAAATTCTGGAAGCGGCGTTGGGTCAGTGGCAACCTGTCCATGCCCCGCCCGATACGGTGCTGCCGCCGCCGCGGCCGCTCACCGAAAAAGCGGTCTATCTTCACCGGATGCCGGGTAAATTTCAGGCCGATCTGGTTTTGGGCTGGCTGGGGCCTGAACGGCGGGCTGATGACTTCTATGCAGCATACATCGGCAATACTATCCTGGGACAATTGGGCTTGGGCGGGCGCATTGGGCAAATTGTGCGCGACACCGAAGGGATGGCCTATTATGCCAACGCCAGCGTGCAAGGTGGTGGCGGGCCTGGCCCCTGGTATGCCTTTGCCGGGGTCAATCCCCAGGTGGTGGACAAGACCGTTGAGTTGATTCTGGCCGAGATACGCCGCTTCCAGGCCGAGCCGGTTAGCAACGAGGAGCTGGCCGACACCCAAGCCTACCTGACCGGCGTGTTGCCTCTGCAAATGGAAACCAACGAGGGGGTAGGGACCATGTTACTGGACATGTATTTTTACCAATTGGGAGACGATTATATCGCCCGCTACCCGGATCTGATTAAGGCCGTGACCAGAGAGGAAATTCAGGCTGCTGCCCAGAAATATTTGAGCGACGAGGTGTACGCCCTGGCTGTGGCGGGGCCGTAA
- a CDS encoding HRDC domain-containing protein has protein sequence MSQSSTYIASTLLKQPVWIDTPRRLGQLVENLSHQPVVAVDTESDSLYSYFEKVCLVQFSLPHADYLVDPLNVDISGLAAFFANSSIQKVFHAAEYDILSLKRDYDFVFANLFDTMLAARILGWPRYGLGTILQAHFNVKLDKRFQRYNWGNRPLNKKALDYARLDTHYLLPLREIQLKELTRQNRLREATEAFARQTQVEPTPKVFDPDDFWRIKGCRDLLPQQQAILRELFIARDKIARKIDRPPFKVMNDATLIRLAEQQPQTGQALKQMKGLSDKLLRYNTHDILQAIEKGQTAPPPHYSHANNNHRPDDETLARYETLRHWRNNLAAERGVEPDVILSNDTLMDIARHNPQTLKALTQLESLGQWQGETYGQTLLRILKKRA, from the coding sequence ATGAGTCAATCGTCAACCTACATCGCTTCAACACTACTAAAACAACCTGTCTGGATAGATACGCCTCGCCGGTTAGGGCAACTGGTAGAAAATCTTTCTCATCAGCCGGTGGTGGCAGTTGATACCGAGAGCGACAGCCTTTACAGTTATTTTGAAAAGGTCTGCCTGGTGCAATTTTCTTTACCCCATGCGGACTATTTAGTAGATCCGCTCAATGTAGACATCTCCGGGCTGGCCGCTTTTTTTGCCAATTCGTCTATTCAAAAAGTGTTTCACGCGGCAGAATACGATATTTTGAGCCTGAAGCGGGACTACGATTTTGTGTTTGCCAATTTATTTGACACCATGCTGGCCGCCAGAATTTTGGGCTGGCCGCGTTATGGCCTGGGCACAATTTTACAGGCGCATTTTAACGTTAAGCTGGATAAACGATTTCAGCGTTATAATTGGGGCAATCGCCCCCTAAACAAAAAAGCGCTGGATTACGCCCGGCTGGATACCCATTATCTCTTGCCGCTGCGTGAAATCCAGCTCAAAGAACTGACCCGGCAAAATCGGCTGCGCGAGGCCACCGAAGCCTTTGCCCGCCAAACGCAGGTTGAACCGACCCCCAAAGTATTTGACCCCGACGACTTCTGGCGCATTAAAGGCTGTAGAGATTTACTCCCCCAGCAGCAGGCCATTTTGCGCGAATTGTTTATCGCCCGCGATAAAATTGCCCGCAAAATTGACCGCCCGCCTTTTAAAGTGATGAACGATGCCACCCTGATCCGGTTGGCCGAACAACAGCCCCAAACCGGCCAGGCCCTTAAACAAATGAAAGGCTTAAGCGACAAACTGCTGCGCTACAATACTCACGATATTCTCCAGGCTATTGAAAAAGGGCAAACGGCCCCCCCACCGCACTATTCTCATGCCAATAACAATCATCGCCCAGACGACGAAACACTGGCCCGCTACGAAACCCTGCGCCACTGGCGCAACAATCTGGCCGCCGAACGCGGCGTGGAGCCTGATGTGATCCTCAGCAACGACACCCTGATGGACATTGCCCGCCACAACCCCCAAACCTTAAAAGCATTGACCCAACTGGAAAGCCTGGGCCAGTGGCAAGGCGAAACCTACGGCCAGACGCTATTGAGGATATTGAAGAAAAGGGCCTGA
- a CDS encoding DUF4388 domain-containing protein, whose product MALKGNLRDFSTTQLLNLVNLARKTGKLTVNGQEQKAVLHFREGRLIHACTNADEGHLTAMLLRTGKLTEEQASTVSSKSGGSSSDKVMGKYLMDARLVSRDDIVQGVKDYMLEIVYNLFTWDEGEFFFEQDMLPSSDRITVPLNLDNVILEGSRRIQEFDKLQDELPDLAKIALKITDKPLRDVKLTQDDWRVISHIHPRNTVKQIAQNNNMDEFQIRKIVYGMLQAGLVETIIPEGMEPKERTPVTRAGRRAASQSPAEKRSVVTKLIDRIKRI is encoded by the coding sequence ATGGCGTTAAAAGGAAATCTGCGAGATTTTAGTACCACGCAGCTTCTCAATTTAGTTAATCTGGCTCGGAAAACGGGCAAGCTAACTGTTAATGGTCAAGAACAAAAAGCCGTTCTGCATTTTCGAGAGGGCAGATTGATTCATGCCTGCACCAACGCCGACGAAGGCCATTTAACGGCGATGTTGTTGAGAACGGGCAAGTTAACTGAAGAGCAGGCTTCAACAGTTAGCAGTAAGTCCGGCGGTTCATCCTCAGACAAAGTGATGGGCAAGTATTTAATGGATGCCCGCCTGGTATCCAGAGACGATATTGTCCAGGGTGTTAAGGATTACATGTTAGAAATTGTGTATAATCTTTTCACCTGGGACGAAGGGGAATTCTTTTTTGAGCAGGATATGTTGCCCTCCAGCGATAGAATTACGGTGCCCCTGAATCTGGACAATGTAATTCTGGAAGGCAGCCGGCGCATCCAGGAATTTGATAAACTGCAAGATGAACTGCCCGACCTGGCCAAGATAGCGCTTAAAATTACGGATAAACCCTTGCGTGATGTTAAACTTACCCAGGATGATTGGCGCGTTATCTCCCATATCCACCCCCGTAACACGGTTAAACAAATTGCCCAAAACAACAACATGGACGAATTTCAGATTAGAAAAATCGTTTATGGCATGTTGCAGGCCGGGTTAGTAGAAACAATTATCCCTGAAGGCATGGAGCCTAAAGAAAGAACGCCGGTTACGCGCGCCGGCCGGCGGGCGGCCAGCCAATCACCTGCGGAAAAACGCAGCGTTGTCACCAAACTGATTGATCGCATTAAACGGATCTAA
- a CDS encoding alpha/beta hydrolase — protein MSSIVTDQGIVHYEVYGRGQPVILLHGWLGSWGYWLRTMESLKNQYRCYALDFWGFGDSGKRRSSYQVSDFVNLVEQFMERLGIESAPVVGHSMGGTVAISLALTKPECVQKVVAVGSPIVGDSLNIFLRLAGKPWIASLVWHMPTALQLGIKVFSPYVVKDWPEWYKMITRDLSRTTLEAFFLSINSLHKTDLRPHLPGITRPIMGIYGVGDNVVQPSQAYLIDKSVPVSRIKMMAGSGHFPMLDEPQAFNENLAEFLAFGFSSAN, from the coding sequence GTGAGTTCTATAGTAACTGACCAGGGAATTGTTCATTATGAGGTCTATGGTCGTGGTCAGCCGGTTATCCTGCTCCATGGATGGTTAGGCTCTTGGGGATATTGGCTCAGGACCATGGAGTCCCTCAAAAATCAATATCGGTGTTATGCTTTAGATTTTTGGGGCTTTGGCGATTCTGGCAAGCGCCGGAGCAGTTATCAGGTAAGTGATTTTGTAAACCTGGTTGAGCAGTTTATGGAAAGACTGGGTATTGAATCTGCCCCGGTGGTGGGCCACTCCATGGGTGGCACCGTAGCTATCTCTCTGGCCTTAACTAAACCTGAATGTGTGCAAAAAGTGGTTGCTGTTGGTTCCCCCATTGTGGGAGACTCGCTGAACATTTTTCTTCGCCTGGCGGGTAAGCCCTGGATTGCCTCACTGGTGTGGCATATGCCTACCGCTTTACAGTTGGGAATCAAAGTTTTTTCCCCTTACGTTGTCAAAGATTGGCCCGAGTGGTACAAGATGATTACGCGTGACCTGTCGCGCACGACGCTGGAAGCTTTTTTTTTAAGCATCAACTCGTTGCACAAAACTGATCTCAGGCCCCATTTGCCGGGCATAACCCGGCCTATTATGGGTATTTATGGTGTAGGCGACAATGTAGTTCAACCAAGCCAGGCTTATCTTATTGATAAAAGCGTGCCTGTTTCTCGGATAAAAATGATGGCCGGTTCCGGGCACTTTCCAATGTTAGACGAGCCACAAGCTTTTAATGAAAACCTGGCCGAGTTCCTTGCTTTTGGATTTTCGTCGGCAAATTAA